In Deinococcus maricopensis DSM 21211, one genomic interval encodes:
- a CDS encoding ring-cleaving dioxygenase, which translates to MTTTPSPVQGLHHVTVIASHPQHNIDFYSVTLGQRLVKVTVNFDDPGTYHFYYGDEVGTPGTIMTHFPWPHAKRGTRGNGEVVATAYRMPERSAPYWQARLEDAGFTVQHATRFGAATLTVEDPDGTLVDLIADQDVQAPHPWPNGPVPTEHMLGGFHSVTAWVDDVRSIRALLVGQLGFTEVGHEPDAAAGGTRYRFRGAGAQVGLYVDAVERPGQSAGRSGAGTIHHVALRTRDDAEQAAYMAQLRAAGYAATPVQDRQYFHSIYFRDASGVLFEIATDAPGFPDDEPVEQLGGTLKLPAWFESKRHLIERHVPRIVNREYHTEIGGAQ; encoded by the coding sequence ATGACCACGACCCCATCCCCCGTTCAGGGCCTGCACCACGTCACCGTGATCGCCAGCCACCCCCAACACAACATCGACTTCTACAGCGTCACCCTCGGCCAACGCCTCGTGAAGGTCACCGTCAACTTCGACGACCCCGGCACGTACCACTTCTATTACGGCGACGAGGTCGGCACCCCCGGCACGATCATGACCCACTTCCCCTGGCCGCACGCCAAACGCGGCACCCGTGGCAACGGCGAGGTCGTCGCCACCGCCTACCGCATGCCCGAACGCAGCGCCCCCTACTGGCAGGCCCGCCTCGAAGACGCCGGCTTCACCGTCCAGCACGCCACCCGCTTCGGCGCCGCCACCCTCACCGTCGAAGACCCCGACGGCACCCTCGTGGACCTCATCGCGGACCAGGACGTCCAGGCACCCCACCCCTGGCCCAACGGCCCCGTCCCCACCGAACACATGCTGGGCGGCTTCCACAGCGTCACCGCCTGGGTGGACGACGTCCGCAGCATCCGCGCGCTCCTCGTCGGCCAGCTCGGCTTCACCGAAGTCGGCCACGAACCCGACGCCGCCGCCGGCGGCACCCGCTACCGCTTCCGCGGCGCCGGCGCCCAGGTCGGCCTGTACGTCGACGCCGTCGAACGCCCCGGGCAGAGCGCCGGCCGCAGCGGCGCCGGCACCATCCACCACGTCGCCCTCCGCACCCGTGACGACGCCGAACAAGCCGCGTACATGGCGCAGCTGCGCGCCGCCGGGTACGCCGCCACACCCGTCCAAGACCGACAGTACTTCCACAGCATCTACTTCCGCGACGCGTCCGGCGTGCTGTTCGAAATCGCCACGGACGCCCCCGGCTTCCCTGACGACGAACCCGTCGAGCAGCTCGGCGGCACCCTCAAACTCCCCGCGTGGTTCGAAAGCAAACGTCACCTGATCGAACGGCACGTCCCCCGCATCGTGAACCGCGAGTACCACACCGAGATCGGCGGCGCCCAGTGA
- a CDS encoding alpha/beta hydrolase yields MTALPHAGGPTLTAGHDLHDARVACLMVHGRGGSAADLLTLADDLNLSAFAYVAPQADGHTWYPHSFLAPVAQNQPYLEGALARLETALTELAEAGIPAERVAVLGFSQGACLASEFVARRGGRFGALVLFSGGLITLDHTRTLSGTPVFIGNSDRDAHIPLARHEQTVEVLTRQGAQVDARIYPGMPHTIIRDELDAARNLLRDMTFGSL; encoded by the coding sequence GTGACCGCCCTCCCCCACGCGGGCGGACCCACCCTCACCGCTGGCCACGACCTCCATGACGCCCGCGTCGCGTGCCTCATGGTGCACGGCCGGGGCGGAAGCGCCGCTGACCTCCTGACCCTCGCCGACGACCTGAACCTCTCCGCGTTTGCGTACGTCGCCCCACAGGCCGACGGGCACACGTGGTACCCACATTCCTTCCTGGCGCCCGTCGCCCAGAACCAGCCGTACCTCGAGGGCGCGCTCGCCCGCCTCGAAACAGCCCTCACCGAGCTCGCGGAAGCAGGCATCCCGGCGGAGCGCGTAGCGGTACTGGGCTTCTCACAGGGCGCGTGCCTCGCCTCCGAGTTCGTGGCGCGGCGCGGCGGACGGTTCGGCGCGCTGGTGCTGTTCAGCGGTGGCCTCATCACGCTCGACCACACCCGCACTTTAAGCGGCACGCCCGTCTTCATCGGCAACAGCGACCGTGACGCGCACATTCCGCTCGCGCGGCACGAACAGACCGTGGAGGTCCTCACCCGACAGGGCGCGCAGGTGGACGCGCGCATTTACCCGGGCATGCCGCACACCATCATCCGTGACGAGCTGGACGCCGCCCGGAACCTGCTGCGCGACATGACGTTCGGCAGCCTCTGA